A single region of the Govania unica genome encodes:
- a CDS encoding LuxR C-terminal-related transcriptional regulator: MPPVVGADLSNHRQSWLTRAKLEAPRQQIALIDRPRLLTVLEHALTRRLCLVAAPAGFGKTTLLAQWRAELIKRDMSVAWLTLDEDDNETRQFLCYVIFSLSAAGVDTGRLLGLAEQGLLETPLQAALAATLEAIAQSPRHVVLMLDDYHRAETDEINNLLKRLVDNGPDNFTLIVNSRLRPTRSITQSLASGHAMEIGPESLRFSMAETRAAFDPLVSDSQLEMLFLRTEGWAMAIQLARLASAGDRAEGQVFGEFRGQSGLLASYLAEQVLTRLPEELQNFLMFSSICERFTASLANALTEREDAWDLLQQLEPLRALLVPLDGEWFRYHHLFADYLRDSLKRRHPSELKPLHLRASRWFEQNGLVPDAVRHARLAEDYDRCARLIENAGAWELILFGGIGYLSNLLRNIPDREMARFPRIQVARAYLAIKQGQILEGRRYLEDALANPTTAQAQADSTQGLGRDLLNVTAMQEVYEDRWTDEASLDRITRMINTTPDTDAVSRGVLLCSKIINYLALGRLEDAQETCQVATRAMRQGNSVLGINYCYLHSGIIALYGGKLRLAEANLWETQRMAEENFGADSGLKALADIMLNSQLFWAGEWKEDNFEKFQDALQYAELYDGWFEIFATALDVEMSAALLRQNLDAADTAIDRTQQLVDTRGGQRLGKIVEACRLAVALARQDDSTTRALAERLEASFPLECWKSQPQLWRPYQTVAPLLGLWTAQRDRARGLRILDDLVACCEHIRSDFYLIRALIARAQLLDLSGQRPAALTDLLSALTIAAPEKIRMPFRLARGLHPLLHAAQKKAREDGTDLVIMRFISTCLESATGADQRLAQAEAANIFSTREYEVLLELTHGHSNKEIARTLDLTEHTVKFHLRNIFVKLKVDKRTDAIAAATRLKLVPDTTRF, from the coding sequence ATGCCGCCTGTCGTAGGGGCCGATCTTTCAAATCACCGCCAAAGCTGGCTGACCCGGGCCAAACTTGAGGCCCCACGGCAACAGATCGCCCTGATCGACCGTCCTCGGCTGCTGACTGTCCTTGAGCATGCCCTGACCCGCCGCCTGTGCCTTGTGGCCGCGCCGGCTGGGTTTGGCAAAACCACCCTGCTTGCACAATGGCGGGCTGAACTGATCAAACGCGACATGTCGGTCGCCTGGCTGACGCTGGATGAAGACGACAACGAAACGCGGCAGTTCCTGTGCTATGTCATTTTCTCCCTGTCGGCGGCGGGGGTGGACACCGGGCGGCTTCTTGGGCTTGCGGAACAGGGCCTGCTCGAAACGCCCCTTCAGGCGGCGCTGGCCGCGACACTTGAGGCCATTGCCCAATCGCCACGCCATGTGGTGCTGATGCTCGATGACTATCATCGCGCCGAAACCGACGAGATTAACAACCTGTTGAAACGTCTGGTGGACAATGGGCCGGACAATTTCACGCTCATCGTCAATTCCCGCCTGAGACCCACCCGCAGCATCACCCAAAGCCTCGCGAGCGGCCACGCCATGGAAATCGGCCCTGAGTCTCTGCGCTTCTCCATGGCCGAAACCCGCGCCGCCTTTGACCCCCTGGTCAGCGACAGCCAGCTTGAAATGCTGTTCCTGCGCACGGAAGGCTGGGCCATGGCCATCCAGCTCGCCCGCCTCGCCAGTGCCGGAGACCGCGCCGAAGGACAGGTTTTCGGAGAGTTTCGCGGCCAAAGCGGCCTTCTCGCAAGCTACCTCGCGGAACAGGTCCTCACCCGGCTTCCGGAGGAGCTGCAGAATTTCCTGATGTTCAGTTCGATCTGCGAACGCTTCACCGCGTCCCTTGCCAATGCCCTGACGGAACGTGAGGATGCCTGGGATCTCCTGCAGCAGCTGGAGCCGCTGCGCGCGCTCCTTGTACCGCTCGACGGTGAATGGTTCCGTTATCACCATCTGTTCGCGGACTATCTGCGGGACAGTCTGAAACGCCGCCATCCCAGCGAATTGAAGCCCCTGCATCTGCGCGCCTCACGCTGGTTCGAACAGAACGGCCTGGTGCCCGACGCCGTGCGCCATGCTCGCCTCGCCGAAGACTACGACCGCTGCGCCCGCTTGATTGAAAACGCCGGGGCCTGGGAATTGATTCTGTTCGGCGGCATTGGCTATCTCAGCAATCTGCTGCGCAATATTCCCGACCGGGAGATGGCGCGCTTTCCCCGCATTCAGGTCGCCCGCGCCTATCTTGCCATAAAGCAGGGCCAAATTCTCGAAGGCCGCCGCTATCTTGAAGACGCCCTCGCCAATCCCACAACGGCTCAGGCTCAGGCTGACAGCACACAGGGACTCGGCCGCGATCTCCTCAATGTGACCGCCATGCAGGAGGTTTACGAAGACCGCTGGACCGACGAAGCGAGCCTCGATCGCATCACCCGAATGATCAACACCACGCCTGACACAGATGCCGTCTCACGCGGCGTGCTGCTCTGTTCCAAGATCATCAATTATCTGGCGCTCGGCAGACTTGAAGACGCGCAGGAGACCTGCCAGGTCGCCACCCGCGCCATGCGTCAGGGCAACAGCGTCCTTGGCATCAATTACTGTTATCTTCATTCCGGCATCATTGCGCTTTACGGCGGAAAACTGCGACTGGCCGAAGCCAATCTGTGGGAAACCCAGCGCATGGCCGAAGAAAATTTCGGCGCTGACAGCGGCCTCAAGGCACTTGCCGACATCATGCTGAACAGCCAGCTGTTCTGGGCGGGCGAATGGAAAGAAGACAATTTCGAAAAATTCCAGGACGCCCTGCAATATGCCGAACTTTATGACGGCTGGTTCGAGATTTTCGCCACCGCGCTCGACGTTGAAATGTCCGCGGCCTTGTTGCGCCAGAATCTGGACGCGGCCGACACCGCCATCGACCGCACCCAGCAACTGGTCGACACACGCGGCGGACAAAGACTTGGCAAAATCGTCGAAGCCTGCCGATTGGCCGTGGCCCTTGCGAGACAGGACGACAGCACGACTCGTGCCCTGGCTGAACGGCTCGAAGCAAGCTTCCCGCTCGAATGCTGGAAAAGCCAGCCGCAGCTTTGGCGGCCCTATCAGACTGTGGCACCCTTGCTTGGCCTCTGGACCGCGCAGCGGGATCGCGCCCGTGGCTTGCGCATTCTTGATGATCTTGTCGCCTGTTGCGAGCATATCCGCAGCGATTTCTATCTGATCCGGGCCCTGATCGCGCGCGCCCAGCTGCTCGACCTCTCAGGCCAGCGCCCGGCGGCTCTGACGGATCTCTTGAGCGCGCTGACGATTGCCGCACCGGAGAAAATCCGCATGCCGTTCCGTCTCGCGCGCGGGCTTCACCCGCTTCTCCATGCCGCGCAGAAAAAAGCCCGTGAAGACGGCACCGATCTGGTGATCATGCGCTTTATCTCCACCTGTCTCGAAAGCGCCACCGGGGCCGATCAGAGGCTGGCCCAGGCAGAGGCGGCGAATATCTTCAGCACGCGCGAATATGAAGTGCTGCTTGAACTCACCCACGGACATTCCAACAAGGAAATCGCCCGCACCCTCGATCTGACCGAACATACGGTCAAATTTCACCTGCGTAATATTTTTGTAAAATTAAAGGTGGATAAGCGTACGGACGCCATCGCCGCAGCGACGCGCTTGAAGCTTGTGCCCGATACGACACGGTTTTGA
- a CDS encoding ammonium transporter, translating to MTYMRKAGLAGLTFTGTVLVAGAAMAAPAPVLDSGVNAWMMVCTALVLMMTIPGVALFYGGMVRKKNVLSVLMQSFAITCLISLLWFVIGYSLSFSGTGPFVGDLSNLFLNKLTVAGLTGASGGKYSEATFMLFQMTFAIITPALIFGAVAERMKFSAAMLFVAAWSLVVYAPIAHMVWSESGFFFAMGALDFAGGTVVHINSGVAALVACIVIGKRVGFGVENMAPHNLVLSVIGAALLWVGWFGFNGGSAYAADGRAAMALVTTQVATATAALAWMAAEWISHKKPSLLGLVTGAVAGLVAITPGAGYVTPVGAFWIGLAGGAVCFFATTWVKRLFGYDDSLDVFGVHGVGGIVGAILTGVFATRVIMGGDASMGLLEGNGGQVVVQLSVVLATIIYSGVGSYIILKIIDRLVGLRVPGDSEREGLDIRLHGESVS from the coding sequence ATGACATATATGAGGAAAGCCGGGCTTGCCGGTCTGACGTTTACGGGGACGGTGCTTGTGGCGGGAGCGGCGATGGCGGCCCCCGCGCCGGTGCTCGATAGCGGCGTCAATGCCTGGATGATGGTCTGTACGGCTTTGGTCTTGATGATGACCATTCCGGGCGTTGCCTTGTTTTATGGTGGTATGGTGCGGAAAAAGAACGTGCTGTCGGTGCTGATGCAAAGTTTTGCCATCACCTGTCTGATCAGCCTGTTGTGGTTCGTGATCGGTTACAGCTTGTCGTTCAGCGGCACGGGGCCGTTTGTCGGCGATCTATCCAATCTGTTTCTGAACAAGCTGACGGTGGCCGGGCTCACAGGGGCTTCGGGCGGAAAATATTCCGAAGCCACCTTTATGCTGTTTCAGATGACCTTTGCCATCATCACGCCAGCGCTGATTTTCGGTGCGGTGGCGGAACGGATGAAATTCTCGGCCGCTATGCTGTTTGTGGCCGCCTGGTCGCTTGTGGTCTATGCGCCGATTGCGCATATGGTCTGGTCGGAGTCGGGCTTTTTCTTTGCCATGGGCGCGCTTGATTTCGCGGGCGGCACGGTGGTTCATATCAATTCGGGCGTTGCGGCTTTGGTGGCCTGCATCGTGATCGGCAAGCGTGTGGGCTTCGGTGTTGAGAATATGGCGCCGCATAATCTGGTGCTGTCGGTGATCGGGGCGGCGCTGCTGTGGGTTGGCTGGTTCGGCTTTAATGGTGGCTCAGCCTATGCGGCGGATGGGCGCGCGGCCATGGCGCTGGTGACGACGCAGGTGGCGACCGCCACGGCCGCTCTCGCCTGGATGGCCGCTGAATGGATCAGCCATAAGAAGCCTTCGTTGCTCGGTCTGGTGACGGGGGCGGTGGCCGGTCTTGTAGCCATCACGCCGGGGGCTGGCTATGTGACGCCGGTCGGCGCGTTCTGGATTGGTCTTGCGGGCGGGGCTGTCTGTTTCTTTGCCACGACATGGGTCAAGCGGTTGTTCGGCTATGATGACAGCCTTGATGTGTTCGGCGTTCACGGCGTCGGCGGGATCGTCGGCGCGATCTTGACCGGGGTTTTCGCGACCCGTGTGATCATGGGTGGCGACGCGTCCATGGGGTTGCTTGAAGGCAATGGCGGGCAGGTGGTGGTTCAGCTGTCCGTCGTGCTCGCCACGATCATTTATAGCGGAGTGGGGTCTTACATCATTCTGAAGATTATCGATCGGCTGGTCGGACTGCGGGTCCCCGGCGACAGTGAACGCGAAGGCCTGGATATTCGTCTTCATGGGGAGAGCGTTAGCTGA